The genomic stretch GCATCCGCGCCCAGCGCTCGCGCCCGGGGTTAATGCGCCAGCATCTGACCGCGGTGCTGGCGGCGGCCGAGATCGGCCGCGCCTACGTCGACGGCGCGCAGCTGGGCGCGATGTCGCTGCGCTTCGAGCCGGGCACGGTGACGGCGGGCGAATACCGCTTCGCCACCGGCACCGCCGGCTCCACCACCCTGGTGCTGCAAACCCTGCTGCCGGCGCTGTGGCGCTGCGCTACGCCGTCGCGCCTGCTGCTGGAAGGCGGCACCCACAATCCGATGGCGCCCAGCGCGGACTTCATCGCCGACACCTACCTGCCCTCGCTGCGCAAGCTGGGCGTGCAGGCCAGCCTGCGTTTGCAGCGCCATGGCTTCTACCCGGCCGGCGGCGGCGTGCTGCACGCGGACGTGGCGCCGTCGCAGCTGCGCTCCATCGTCTTGAACGAGCGCGGCGAACGCGTGGGCGTGGAGGGCGTCGCCCTGCTGTCGGCGCTGGCGGCCGGCATCGGCCGGCGCGAGCTGGCTGTGCTGGGCGAACGGCTGGGCCTGGGCGAGGACGCGTTGAAGCTGGAGCCGGTGCGCGCGCCGGTGGGCCCCGGCAACGCGGTGCTGGTGCGGGTGCGCCATGACGCGCACGAGGAGACCTTCGCCGGTTACGGCGAGCGCGGCATGCTGGCCGAACGCGTCGCCGAGAACGTGGCGGCACAGGCCGCGGCGTATCTGGATTCGACCGCCTACGCCAGCGAGCACCTGGCCGATCAGCTGTTGCTGCCGATGGCCCTGGCCGGCGGCGGCGAGTTCACCACCACCACGATCAGCGAGCACCTGAGCAGCAATGCGCGCCTGATCGAGAAGTTCCTGCCGGTGGAGATCGACTGGCAGCCGCTGGCGCCGCAGCTGTGGCGCGTGAGCGTGAGTTCCTGATCGACGCAGCGGCGGCCGCGACGGCCGCCGCTGTTTTTTGCGTGTCAGCCCATCGCCAAGGTCGGCGTGGCCGACGTCGGCAACGGCCGCGGCGGCGCTTCGCCGCGCGGCTGCCGCAGCAACACCCACAGGCACAAGCCCAGGGCCACGAACTGGCTGAGCGTGGACAGGGTCAGGCGGCCGATCAGTTCGGGCATGGGCAGGCCGCCGAACGGCAGCACCGCGGTCAGCGCCAGCCAGCCCATGGCCAGCAACAGCAGATTGCGCGGCGACAGGCGCGCGCCGGCGGCGATCAGCGCCCACAGCCAGATCGGCGCGAACAGGCCGTTGTGGTCGGGCACGAAGGGGCTGCGGTAGGCGGCCAGGGCCAGCAGCGCCAGCCAGGCGCCGACCAGTTCCAGCCGCGACATGCGCGGCGCGCGGCGCGCGCTCAGGATCGCCAGCGCGAACACCGCCAGGGTCCAGACCCAGGACACTGCCTTCTCCGCCGCCGGGGTCATGCCGGGCACGCCCAGCAGATCCAGCTTGAGCACCAGGCCGGGCACGGAATCGTTGATCGCCACCACCGGCTCCAGGCCGTCCAGCCACAGGAAGGCCCAGGATTCGTTGCTGAGGATGCGCGGCGCCTGGAAGTCGAAGAAGGCCTGGTACGGCGCCCAGCCCAGCCAGGCCAGCGCGATCAGGCTGTACAGCGCGGCGAAGGCGATGGTCCAGGCCGCTTCGCGCCAGCGCCGCGCGGCCAGCAGGTACAGGCCGAGCAGGCCGGGAAACAGCTTGAACACGGCGAAGCCCAGCAGCGCGCCGCCCAGCACCGGGCGTTGGCGCCAGAACAGCATCATCGCCAGCAGCGACATCGCGATCGCGGCGATCTGGAAGTTGCCCAGCTGCAAGGTCAGCAGCACCGGCGTGCTCAGCCACAGCACCGGCAGCAGCAGCGCCAGACGGCGGCCGGCGGCGCCGCCGATCCAGCGCGCCAGCGCGAACACGCCGAACGCGAGCAGCGCGCCTTCCAGCGCGAACCACAGCGCGCGCAGCGGCAGGAAATCCGCGCCGAGGGCCAGGCCCGCGCGCGGCAGGATCAGGAACTGCGGCAGGTACAGGAAGTCGTCGAGCTTGAAGCGGCCTTCCATGCCGGTGTAGTGCTCGGGGTCGTAGACGTTCTCCACGCCCTGCGCGGCCAGGCTGGCGGCCTTCCACATGCCGGAGAAGCAGTTGTGGCGCACGTAGAACTCGTCGAACCAGTAGGCCGAGGCCTGCGCCTGCTGCGCGTCGACCATGAACAAGGCCACGCCGGCGGTGCGCGCGATCGCGGCCAGCGCCAGCAACAGCCACAGCGCGCTCAGGCCCGGATGCGCGCGCGCGGCGCCGTCCCAGTCCGAGGGCAGGCGCCTGGCCAGCCAGGGACAGGCGAGCAGGCCCAGCACAAGGCTCAGGCCCAAGGTCCACAGCGGTGCGTGCGGCAGCTGCAGGTGCGCCATGGACAGCAGCGCGACCGCGGCCACCGCCGGCAGCATCGCCAGCAGCAGCGACAACAAGGCGGCGATGGTCCAGCGTTCCAGCGAGGGTGCGGCGGCAGGGTTCATGCGTTACGGCTCCGTGAGAGTCGAAGGCGGCGCGCGATCACTGCCGCGCCCAGCCTTCGACCTTGCCCGAGAACAGATAGCGGTTGAGTTCCTCGAAATCGTCGAACTCCAGGTCCGGAGCGACGTCGCGGCCGTTGCCGTTGCGCGCGCGGTCCACGCGCAGCAGGGTGGTGATGCCGAAGCGGCGTGCGCCGGCGATGTCGCTGGCCGGGTCGTCGCCGATCATCCAGATCTGCGCCGGGTCGATGCCGAGCTTGTCGATGGCCAGCTGGAACGGCGCTTCCTGCGGCTTGTCCGCGCCGGCTTCCTCGGAGGTCACCACGTAGTCGAAGCAGTCGTCCAGGCCGAAGTAGATGATCTTGCGGAATTGGATCTGCGAGGTCAGGTCGGTGATGATCGCCGTGCCGATGCCGCGGTTGCGCAGGGTCATCAGCAACTCGCGCACGCCGGGGAACAGCTCGCAATGGGCCAGGAAGGTGCGCCAGTAGGTCTGCTCCAGGTCCAGGGTGATCACCAGCTGGGTCTTGCGCCCCAGCAGCTCGATGCCGCGCTGGAAATACAGCAGGCGGCTGTGCGAGCTGGCGGTGCGGCCCAGGCGCTGCTTGACCTCCTGGCGCGCCTGCGCGAACGCGCGGCGCACGTCGTCGACCTGGCAGCCCAGCAACCGCACCGCCTTTTCCTCGGCGGCGGCGGTGGCCTGCGCATGCGGATGGCCGTAGGCGTAGAGCGTGTTGTCGGTGTCGAAGATGATCGCCTGCGGCGCGCGCAGGGACAGGTCGGCGGTATGGAATGAGAGGCTCATTGGATTCGGTTCTTCAGGGCTTCTTCGATCTGCACCAGGACCAGCAACTGCATGATCCCGCTCATGCCGTCCTCCCAGGCCGGGCGGACGTCCAGCATTTCCTGCAGGCCCGGCGCCAGGCTGCGCGCGGCCAGGGCGATGTCCTCGGCGGCGACGTCGCCTTCGATGCTCATCTCCACCTCGCCGGAGTCCTCGGCCAGCTGCACGTCCAGGTGCAGGCCGCACACGCCGATGAGGATGCGCGCCACGCGCTCGTGGTAGCTGCCGTTGCGGATCAGCGCGACCAGCTTCAGCCGCGCGTGTTCGGGCGATTCCAGGCGTTCGAGCTGCTGCGCGTTGACCGGCTGCAGGCTCAGCACCAGGCTGGCCGCAGCCTTCTGCGGATGGATGTAGCGCTGCGAATCCGGCGCGCGCCGCTGCAGCGAACCCGATACGGTTTCCAGCGAATGGCCGCGCTGGTGCACGTCGCGGTGGATCTTCCAGGCCCGGCGCAGGCGCTCGTCCACGTCCAGGTACACGCTCACGTCGTAGCGCCGGCGCAGGCGCGGGAAGTGCAGCGCGTGCAGGCCCGAGGCGATGATCACGTCGTTCTTGGGCAGCAGGCTGGGCGCCTCGAAGCGGCCGGCGCCGTGGTCGTAGCGGCGGCAGACGATGGCCTTGCCGTCCATCAGCGCGAGCACGTCGTCGTTGAAGCGCTGCAGGTCGTTGGCGCGCGGGTTCAGATGGGTCAGGCCCTTCCACATCGGCGCGTAGCGGTCCCAGATGTGGTAGTCGTCGCCGGACACGTGCACCACCGAGTGCTCGCCGAACATGCCGGCCAGGGCGCGGCTGAGGGTGTCCTTGCCCGAACCCGAGTCGCCGGCGATGCCCAGCACCAGCGGCTTCTGCGCGATGCGGTAGTAGTCGTTGCGGGCGATGCGCTCGCGCAGCATCTGCACGATCAGCACCAGCCCCGAAGCCACCACCAGGGTCATCCACAGCGAATGCACGTGCGGGTCGATGCGCGCGGCTACCGCGGCCACGGCCGGTGCCGGGTTCCAGCCCAGCAACGGCGCGGTGGCGCCGCTGGAAATGAACACGTGCATGGCGATCAGCAGCAACGAGAAGCCGCCGGCGAGCACGCGCGCGCTGCGGTCGCCCTGCAGCTGGTGCGCGACCAGGAACGGCACCAGCCACAGGTACCAGCCCGGCGGTGCCGGCGTGCCCAGCACCACCAGGAAGAACGAGAGACCGGTGCTGGCGATGAGCAATTCGAAACTGATGCGGCGGAAACGCCACGCGGCGTAGGCGGCGAGCAGGTACAGGGTGGGGGTGAGGTAGAGCTTGAGTTCCTCGCCCACCGGCAGGGCCAGATCGAACACGCGGCCGAATTCGCGCGAGCCCAGCACCATGCTCATGAAGCCCTGCGAGGCGGTCCAGGGCAGGGTCAGCGCGGCGGCGACCACGGCGCAGGCGGCCGCGAACGGCGGCAGCATCGAGCGCAGGCGCTTGTTGCGCCACAGGTAGATCGCCATGAACGGCGCGGCCAGGGCCATGCTGAGCTTGGCCGCGAGCGCCAAGCCCAGTACGCCGCCGCTGGCCGCGGCGCGATCGCGGCGCAGCAACAGCAGCGCGCCCAGCAGCAGCGCGATCGGCACCAGGTCGGTCTGGCCGTTCCAGTAGGTCACGAACAGCACGATCGGCGACCACCAGTACAGCCACAGCAGCAGGCGCGGGCGGTCGCTGGGCAGCAGGCGGCGCAGCAGCAACAGGCAGGCCAGGTCGGCGCCGAGCAGGCCCAGGCGAAAGCCGATGCCGAGGAAAGCGTGGCCGCCGGTGGCGGCGTCGGCCAGCCAACCCAGCAACGCGCCGGGCAGGTGCGCGAGCAGCATCACCGGCCCGTAGGGATAGGCCAATGCGCTGCCGCCGGCGGCGAGGAAGCTAGACCACGGGTCCAGGCTGGGCGTGCCGATGGCGTGATCGAGGAACGGCAGGAACCACTCCTGTTGGATCTTGGGCACCAGCAGCACGATCAGGGCCAGGCGCAGCAGCAGGCCGACGCGGAACGCCGGCAGGCGCAGCATCGGGTCCTGCCAGGGGCGGGGCGGGGTCAGCGCCAAAGCGCGGTCTCCTTGGTGCACACCGCATCGGCGACGATGCCCTCGCGCGCGAGCTGCGCGCGCAGTGCGGGAATGCTGTCGGCGGCGGTGCGGCCCTGCAGTTCCGGCGACACCAGGCACAGGCGGAAACCGGCCGCATGCAGGCGGTCGGCCTGGTCGCGGTCCAGCGGGAAGCGGGTGAAGCAGTCCACCCACACCCAGCGCACGCGCCCGGCCAGGGCCAGCGCGGTGTCGATGGATTCGAATTCCGATACGCGCACCGCGCAGCGCGGCTCGCCGCGGTTGGCGGTGCGTACCAGGAACGGGAAGGACTGGTCGAGGAAGAACCAGTCCTCGATGCCGTAGGCGCGCATCAGCGCGATCAGCCGGTCTTCCAGGCCCTCTTCCTTGACGTTGAGGATCAGCAGGCGGTGGCGGTAGTCGCGCAGCCAGTCCTCCAGCCGCTCGCCCTCGGCGAAGGGGTCGTGGTGCACGATCAGCGCGTCGCCGCGGCTGCGGATGTCCAGTTCGATGCCGTAGTCGGTCGAGGTTTCGCGCAGCTGTTCGCGGGTGTTGCGGCGGTGGCGGACGATGATCATGCGGAGTGGGAGAGGTCTTTGCGCAGGCGCAGGCTGAAGTCCACGGTGCGGCGGATGAAGCGCGCCTTGGCGCGCCAGTTCACGTTCCAGTGCGAAACGCCGTGCGCGCGCTGTCCGAAGCGCACCGGGAAGCGGCGCACCTGCAGGCCGTCGCGGCGTGCCTGGTAGTAGGCGTACAGGTCCAGCGAGAAATCGTGCGGCGGATCGCGCCAGCGCTCGAAGAACGCGCGCGGAAACAGGGTGGGCTGGGCGTTGATGTCCCACAGGCGCCGGCGCAACAGCGCGGTTTCGAACAGCGACATGCCCACGGTGAAGGCCACGTCGGCCGCGGGCCGTCCATAGCGGCGGCCTTTGACGAACAGGGTCGAGGGATCGGCGCCGTCGAACAGCGCCAAGCCTTCCAGCGCGTCGGCCGGGTCGGTCTGCATATCGGCGTGGGTCCAGCCCACGATCAGGCCGCGCGCGGCGCGCAGGCCGGCGAGGATGCCGTAGCCGTAGCCCTGGTTGCGCTCGACCCGCACGCTGCGGATGCGCGTGGCGCCATCGAGCAGCTGCGCCAGCACCGCCGGACTGTCGTCGGTGGAGCCGTTGTCGACCAGGATGGCTTCGACGTCGTCGCGCACGAAGCACTCGCGCAGCCGCGCCACCAGCAAGGGCAGGTTGCGGGCTTCGTTGTAGCAGGGGATCACCAGGGACAGGCGCAAGGACATGGTCACGGCGTTTCGATCTTCCTCAGCACGACCGAGCGGCCCATCGCGAACACCGAAGGCATCAGCTTGACCAGGGCGCGGTCGGTGGCATCGATCGCGCGCAGCATCCAGCGCGGCAGCTCGACGGTCTTGGCCTGCACCACCACGCCGCCGGAGACCAGGAACACGAAGCACTCGTTGAGTTCGTTGCGTTCGATCGCCAAGCCCGGCAGGCGGCGGCGGAACGCGTCCTCGTCGCGGAACAGCAGCAACGGAATCGCGCAGTTGGCCGACCAGGGGTCGCGCGGGTCGTTGGCCACCACGTTCTCGTCGAACACGTCGATGTCGTAGGACCAGCCCTCGTGGCGCATCGCGCGCAGCGCCAGGCGCAGCAGGAAGCAGGTGTTGAGATCCTGGATCAGGATCAGCCCGCCGGGCGCGAGTTTGCGCTGCATGACCTCGAAGAACTGCACCGGGCTGGGCAGGTGGTGGATCATGTGGCTGAACACCGCCACGTCGATGGAGCCATCCGGGTAGGGCGGGTCCATGGCGTCGGCGACGTCGTCGATCCACGGCCGCGGCTCCACATCGGTGATGCGGAAGTTGTCGTGGCGGATGAACTCCTTGCTGAAGCCCGAGCCGGCGCCGAATTCGACCACGCGCTGGCCCGGCTTGAGGTAGGCGTTCATCCAGTCGTAGCGGTTGCGCAGCAGGTATTCCAGGTTGCGCGGGCGGTGCTTGAGGAAGAACTCGCGCGCCAAGCCGACTTCGCCTTCGCGCGCAAAGCGGTTTTCCTCGTGCGTGGGGAAGTAGGTGCTGGGCAAAACCATGGGGCGGATCTCCAACGGGCGGCGCGGTCGCGCGATCAGGCCAGGACGGGAAGGCGGTAGCGTTGCGGCGGGCGCAGGCGGTAGCGCTCGGCCAGGGCCGCGCGCGCCTGGGCCGGCACCCGCGCATCGCGCTCCAGCCGGTAGGGATGGCTGTCCCACTTGTGCAGGCAGGACTGCCAGTATTCGAACGTGCGCAGATCGTCGGGCGTGCCCCAGCACAGGTATTGCGAGACCTCGAAGCTGCGCACGTTGAGGCCGGCGGCGATGGCGTCGTTGATGCAGCTGTCGACGTAGTACTCGCCGTTGACCCGGCCCTCGCGCGCGATCAGCGCCTGCGCGGCGGCGGCGAAGTCGGCGCCGCGGCGGAAGCTGAAGGCGCCGATCACGATCGGGTCGCGTGCGGGATCGGACAGCGGCTGCTTCACCGACACCGACAGCACCCGGCCGTCGACCTCGTCGATCCAGCCGTAATGCGCCGGCCGCCGCGCCGCGCCGGGATAGCCGCGCGCGGTCCAGACCACCACGTCCACGTCCTCGTCGGCCAGCAGCGCGGCCAGCGCCGCGCCGTCGTAGACCGCGCCGTTGTCGCAGGCGCCGATGGTCAGGGGTTGGTCCAGGTCCAGCCCTTCCAGGCCGAGCAGGCAGGTGCGCGCCTGGCCGTCGGTGACGCCGTCGAGTTCGACCAGGGCGCAGCCGGGGAAGCGCTCGCGCAGCGCGTCGGCGATGCGCGCGGCGTCGGCCAGATCGCGACGCAGCACGAACACGCGCTGCGCCGGCTGCGGCAGGTCGCGCGCGGCCTGCACCGCCATCGGTTCGCCCGACACCGGCACCAAGGGCTTGGGCTCGCGGTAGCCGGCGTCGGCGTAGCGCGAGCCCAGGCCGGCCATCGGCACCATCACTGCGCCGCGTTGGCGCGGCGCGTCCTGCGCGCGCGCCGGATCGGCCAGGCCGCGGAAGGCGTCGGACCAGTAGCGGTATTCCTCCAGGTCCTGCGGCGTGCCCCACTGCATGAAGTGCGCCAGTTCGTAGACCGACACGTTCATGCCGTCCTCGAGCAGCGGCTTGTAGGCCAGGCTCGCGTAGTACTCGCCGCCCAGGCTCAGGTCCGGGCGCGCGACGGTGCGGCGGAAGGCGTCGAGCATCAGCGCCGCGCTGCGGAAGTAATAGCTGCCGCTGGAGGCGTACTCGCGCCAGGGCTGGTCGGTCCAGGGCCGCTTTTCCTGGATGTCGAGCACGCGCGCGCCGTCGTTGCGCACGTAGGCGTAGTTGGTCGAACCCAGCATGTGCGGGTGGAAGCCGGTGTAGCAGGGGATCGCGCCGTCCACGCCGCTCTCGGCCACGGACGCCTTGAAGTCGCGGTAGTCCCAGACGCAGCTGAAGTCGCAGTAGTTGACGATGGTGGGGCGCTCGGGATCGAGCAGGTCGGCCGCCTGCAGCGCGGCGTGCACCGGCCCCAGCTTGTGCGGTTCGATCGCCAGCACGTGACCGCTGGGACAGTAGCGCTCCAACTGCTCCTGCATGCGGTATTCGGCCCGGGCCAGATGGTCGCGGTTGCAGACGAAGACGAAGTCGGTCTCGCCGGGGAACAGGTCCACCACGTGGGCGATGATCGGCTTGCCGTCCACTTCGATCAGCGGCTTGGGCACGGTGTAGCCCGCGCGGCGGAAGCGCTCTCCGAAGCCGGACATGGGGACGACGATCTGCATGCTTCCTTCCGTGGCACCTGTCGTTGCGGGGTTAGTGTTCGGGTTGCGGGTGTTCGGGGCGCGCCTGTTGCGAGCGCGCCAGCGCGCGGCGGTAGGCCTCGGCCTCCCAGCCCGCCAGCGCGGCCACGTCCTCGTCGCCCAGGTAGGACAGCACTTCGTCGCCGCGCAGGCGCAGCGCGACCAGAGCCAGGCAGTGCAGCATCGCCTGCGCGCCCGCCGACAGGCCCGGCGCGACCAGCACGCCGGCGCCGCGCACCAGCGCGTAAACCGGTGCGGTGTCGCCGATGCCGGCGCGCGCGACCGCGGCCGACAGCGTGTCGCCGGGCTCGACCACGGCCGCGCGCGCGCCCAGGAACACGGCGTGATCGGGGTAGAGCGCGCCTTCGCGCGCGATCGCCAGCGCCACCGCGTCGGTGGCCAGCGCATCTACGGATTCGTCGCTGGGACGTTCCCAATTCAGGTCGTTGACTGCGCGCAAACGCGCAAGATCGGCGCCCGCGGCGCCGCGTTGCGGCAGCGCCAGCCGCCGTTCGACCTCGGCCAGCAAGGCATCGGCGCCGGCACAATCGGCCGCGCCCACGACCAGGCCATGGTTGGCCAGCACCAGCACGTCGGCCGCGCGCTGCGACAGCGCCTCGCGCACGGCCTGGGTCAGCGGATAGCCGGGGCGCCGGTACGGCACCCAAGCCCAATTCATGTCGCTCAACAGGGCATCCAGCCGCGCCCGCGCGTCCGCGCGCACCGCCCACGCGATGGTGTTCACCGCGTGCACGTGCGCGACCACCGCGTGCGGCAGCAGCGCGTGCAACGAGGTTTCGATGGACGGGCGCAGCGCGCGCGGATCGGCCAGCTGGGTCAAACGCGCCTCGCCGTCCTGATGCTGCAGCGCGGCGCGCACCGCTTCCAGCGGCAGCGGGACGAAGATGTCGCGCTCGCGCGCCTGCGCGAGCCAGGTGCCCGAGGCCTTGACCCACAAGGTGCCGTCGCGCTTGCACGAGGTATTGCCGCCGCCGCCTTGCACCAGCAGCGGATCGGCGCCGATGCGCGCCGACAGCGCGACCAGCGCATCGGGCGCGGTCGCGGCCACGCTCATGGCGCGCCCGCCCGGGCCAAGCCCCGGCTGACTGCGTTGTGCTGCGGGTACGACCGATCCATCAGTCCCCTCTCCCTGCCCTGTAACGCTCCTGAAACAGCTAGAACTCGTTTCGGGCGCGAAACCGGCCGCCCTGCAAACGATTTCCAGCACCGCCCGCACCGGCTTCCCCTGCCTGGGCACTGGACGTCCCGGCAACCGATGTGGTCCGCTTTCGCCCCCCGACCGCGTTATGTGGATAGGATACGGACAGGGGAACCACGGATGGAAAGCCAAGGATGAGCGCGAACCCGGTTCGCGTGCAAGAGCGTTGCCTTGGTTGTGCGCTAGGGATGCGCGGGGATGCCGACAGGATCCGGTCGGCCGGATGTTCGTAGTCAAGGAAGTCATGGATGAGTGACATCGATCAGCGCGTGGCGGAGCTGTCGCCTGCGAAACGTGAGCTGTTGCGTCAGCTGGCCGCACGCCAGCGCGGTGGCGCCCAGCGTATTCAGCCGCGTCCGCGCCCCGAGCGCGTGCCGCTGACCTTCGGCCAGCGCCGGCTGTGGTGGCTGCAGCGGCTGCAGCCGGACAACATCGCCTACAACCTGCCCGTCGGCCTGTGGCTGGACGGCGACGTGGACCGCGCCGCCTTGCGCGCGGCCCTGCAGGCGCTGATCGACCGGCACGAGCCGCTGCGCACGGTGTTCCTGGCCGAAGACGGCGAGCCGTATCAACACATACGCGCGCACGCGGAACTGCCGTGGCGCGAAACCGATGCCGGCGGCGACGCCGACGCGCTGCGCCAGGCGCGCGACGAGATGGCGCGCCCGTTCGCGCTGGACCGCGACGCGATGCTGCGCGCGACCCTGATCGCGGTGGGCGAACGGCGCCACCTGCTGCTGCTGAGTTTCCACCACATCGCCATCGACGGCTGGTCCACCGGTGGCCTGCTCGACGAACTGCAGCGCGGCTACGACGCGCTGCGCGCCGGCGCCGCGCCCGACATCGCGCCGCCGCTGCTGCAGGTGGCCGACGTGGCCCTGTGGCAGCACGAAACCTACGGCGGCGAAGGCCTGCAACCGCAGCTGGATTACTGGCGCGAACGCCTGGACGGCGCGGTGTCCAGCCTGGACCTGCCCGCCGATCGCGCGCGGCCGGCGCTGCAGGGTTTCCGCGGCGCGTTGCATCTGGGCGAAGTGCCGGCGCCGCTGTACGCGCGCCTGGAACAATTCGCGCGCGAACGTCAGGCCACCTTGTCGATGGTGTTCCTGGCCGCCTACCAGGCGCTGCTGTCGCGCTACAGCGGCCAGGACGACATCACCGTGGCCATGGGCGTGGCCGGCCGCGCGCGGGTGGAGCTGGAGCCGGTGATCGGCTTCTTCGTCAACACCCTGCCGCTGCGCACGCGCCTCGACGGCGATCCGAGTTTCGCCGACTTGCTGGCGCGCGTGCGCGAGCAGGTGCTGGGCGCGATGGAGCATGCCGAAGCGCCGTTGGACCGCGTGCTGGAAACGCTGCGGCTGCCGCGCTCGGCCAGCCACACCCCGTTCGCGCAGGCGATGTTCTTCTTCCAGAACTACCCGGCGCACACCCTGGCGATGCAGGGCCTGCAGCTGCGCCAGGAGCACTTGAACGCACTGTCGCCGGGCAGCGCGCAGGGCGACCTGAGCCTGTTCGTGAACCAGCACGGCGAACGCGAGCTGATGCTGGAATACAACACCGACCTGTTCGATGCCGCGCGCATCGAGCGGCTGTGCGGTCACCTGCTGCAACTGCTGGACGCGGCCACGGCTCGCCCCGATGCGCCGCTGGCGGAGCTGGCCTTGCTGACCGCCACCGAGCGCGAGGAACTGGCGCGCTGGAACGCGACCGCACGCGAGCTGCCGGCCGATCCCACCGTGGCCGCGCTGGTGCAGGCGCAGGTGCAGCGCTCGCCCGATGCGATCGCGCTGCGCCAGGGCGACCGCGCGCTGAGCTATCGCGAACTCGGCCGCCGCGCCAACCAGCTCGCGCACCGCCTGCGCGCGGCCGGCGTCGGCCGCGGCCAGCTCGTGGGCCTGTACGTCGAGCGCACGCCGGAGATGCTGATCGGCCTGCTGGCCATCCTCAAAGCCGGCGGCGCCTATGTGCCGCTGGACCCGACCTATCCGGCCGACCGCCTGGCCTACATGCTCGAGGCCTCCGACGCGCGCGTGCTGGTCACCCAGCGCGCGCTGGCGCAGCAGTTGCCGGCGCAGGTCGATCACGTGCTTTGCGCCGACGCCGACGAAGCGCTGGACGCCAGCGCCGAACACGCGCCCGACGGCGG from Lysobacter silvisoli encodes the following:
- a CDS encoding phosphatidylinositol-specific phospholipase C/glycerophosphodiester phosphodiesterase family protein, whose product is MIIVRHRRNTREQLRETSTDYGIELDIRSRGDALIVHHDPFAEGERLEDWLRDYRHRLLILNVKEEGLEDRLIALMRAYGIEDWFFLDQSFPFLVRTANRGEPRCAVRVSEFESIDTALALAGRVRWVWVDCFTRFPLDRDQADRLHAAGFRLCLVSPELQGRTAADSIPALRAQLAREGIVADAVCTKETALWR
- a CDS encoding class II aldolase/adducin family protein yields the protein MSVAATAPDALVALSARIGADPLLVQGGGGNTSCKRDGTLWVKASGTWLAQARERDIFVPLPLEAVRAALQHQDGEARLTQLADPRALRPSIETSLHALLPHAVVAHVHAVNTIAWAVRADARARLDALLSDMNWAWVPYRRPGYPLTQAVREALSQRAADVLVLANHGLVVGAADCAGADALLAEVERRLALPQRGAAGADLARLRAVNDLNWERPSDESVDALATDAVALAIAREGALYPDHAVFLGARAAVVEPGDTLSAAVARAGIGDTAPVYALVRGAGVLVAPGLSAGAQAMLHCLALVALRLRGDEVLSYLGDEDVAALAGWEAEAYRRALARSQQARPEHPQPEH
- a CDS encoding glycosyltransferase family 2 protein, yielding MSLRLSLVIPCYNEARNLPLLVARLRECFVRDDVEAILVDNGSTDDSPAVLAQLLDGATRIRSVRVERNQGYGYGILAGLRAARGLIVGWTHADMQTDPADALEGLALFDGADPSTLFVKGRRYGRPAADVAFTVGMSLFETALLRRRLWDINAQPTLFPRAFFERWRDPPHDFSLDLYAYYQARRDGLQVRRFPVRFGQRAHGVSHWNVNWRAKARFIRRTVDFSLRLRKDLSHSA
- a CDS encoding glycosyltransferase family 87 protein → MNPAAAPSLERWTIAALLSLLLAMLPAVAAVALLSMAHLQLPHAPLWTLGLSLVLGLLACPWLARRLPSDWDGAARAHPGLSALWLLLALAAIARTAGVALFMVDAQQAQASAYWFDEFYVRHNCFSGMWKAASLAAQGVENVYDPEHYTGMEGRFKLDDFLYLPQFLILPRAGLALGADFLPLRALWFALEGALLAFGVFALARWIGGAAGRRLALLLPVLWLSTPVLLTLQLGNFQIAAIAMSLLAMMLFWRQRPVLGGALLGFAVFKLFPGLLGLYLLAARRWREAAWTIAFAALYSLIALAWLGWAPYQAFFDFQAPRILSNESWAFLWLDGLEPVVAINDSVPGLVLKLDLLGVPGMTPAAEKAVSWVWTLAVFALAILSARRAPRMSRLELVGAWLALLALAAYRSPFVPDHNGLFAPIWLWALIAAGARLSPRNLLLLAMGWLALTAVLPFGGLPMPELIGRLTLSTLSQFVALGLCLWVLLRQPRGEAPPRPLPTSATPTLAMG
- the rtcA gene encoding RNA 3'-terminal phosphate cyclase → MKMDMIEIDGQAGGGQLLRSALSLSLCTGIGFSMQRIRAQRSRPGLMRQHLTAVLAAAEIGRAYVDGAQLGAMSLRFEPGTVTAGEYRFATGTAGSTTLVLQTLLPALWRCATPSRLLLEGGTHNPMAPSADFIADTYLPSLRKLGVQASLRLQRHGFYPAGGGVLHADVAPSQLRSIVLNERGERVGVEGVALLSALAAGIGRRELAVLGERLGLGEDALKLEPVRAPVGPGNAVLVRVRHDAHEETFAGYGERGMLAERVAENVAAQAAAYLDSTAYASEHLADQLLLPMALAGGGEFTTTTISEHLSSNARLIEKFLPVEIDWQPLAPQLWRVSVSS
- a CDS encoding class I SAM-dependent methyltransferase; this encodes MVLPSTYFPTHEENRFAREGEVGLAREFFLKHRPRNLEYLLRNRYDWMNAYLKPGQRVVEFGAGSGFSKEFIRHDNFRITDVEPRPWIDDVADAMDPPYPDGSIDVAVFSHMIHHLPSPVQFFEVMQRKLAPGGLILIQDLNTCFLLRLALRAMRHEGWSYDIDVFDENVVANDPRDPWSANCAIPLLLFRDEDAFRRRLPGLAIERNELNECFVFLVSGGVVVQAKTVELPRWMLRAIDATDRALVKLMPSVFAMGRSVVLRKIETP
- a CDS encoding NTP transferase domain-containing protein is translated as MQIVVPMSGFGERFRRAGYTVPKPLIEVDGKPIIAHVVDLFPGETDFVFVCNRDHLARAEYRMQEQLERYCPSGHVLAIEPHKLGPVHAALQAADLLDPERPTIVNYCDFSCVWDYRDFKASVAESGVDGAIPCYTGFHPHMLGSTNYAYVRNDGARVLDIQEKRPWTDQPWREYASSGSYYFRSAALMLDAFRRTVARPDLSLGGEYYASLAYKPLLEDGMNVSVYELAHFMQWGTPQDLEEYRYWSDAFRGLADPARAQDAPRQRGAVMVPMAGLGSRYADAGYREPKPLVPVSGEPMAVQAARDLPQPAQRVFVLRRDLADAARIADALRERFPGCALVELDGVTDGQARTCLLGLEGLDLDQPLTIGACDNGAVYDGAALAALLADEDVDVVVWTARGYPGAARRPAHYGWIDEVDGRVLSVSVKQPLSDPARDPIVIGAFSFRRGADFAAAAQALIAREGRVNGEYYVDSCINDAIAAGLNVRSFEVSQYLCWGTPDDLRTFEYWQSCLHKWDSHPYRLERDARVPAQARAALAERYRLRPPQRYRLPVLA
- a CDS encoding HAD family hydrolase, which codes for MSLSFHTADLSLRAPQAIIFDTDNTLYAYGHPHAQATAAAEEKAVRLLGCQVDDVRRAFAQARQEVKQRLGRTASSHSRLLYFQRGIELLGRKTQLVITLDLEQTYWRTFLAHCELFPGVRELLMTLRNRGIGTAIITDLTSQIQFRKIIYFGLDDCFDYVVTSEEAGADKPQEAPFQLAIDKLGIDPAQIWMIGDDPASDIAGARRFGITTLLRVDRARNGNGRDVAPDLEFDDFEELNRYLFSGKVEGWARQ